In a genomic window of Paroedura picta isolate Pp20150507F chromosome 14, Ppicta_v3.0, whole genome shotgun sequence:
- the LOC143823710 gene encoding protocadherin-1-like, with product MQQLASCLGLWLFLQLPYLGSGTRVVYKVQEEQPPNTLIGSLAADYGFPDMGHLYKLEVGAPYLRVDGKTGDIYTTETSIDRESLRKCQWLFPGEPCFLEFEISITDLMSNRPRLLEGQIEVLDINDNTPNFASPVIALAIPENTKIGMVFPIPLAMDRDMGDNGVASYELMPGSDAQKLFSLRVAEDQDEKLPQLIVMGNLDREQSESYDLTIKVQDGGSPPRASTALLHITILDMNDNAPKFEKSLYEAELLENSPIGHSVLQVKANDSDQGANAEINYYFHHASSVLRRLLQLDRASGVITVQGLVDHEDINMLKFSVIAKDRGDNPKTAHAQVMISIKDVNDNAPVIISPSNASYKHILPHTSPGQQVMSVGAEDIDSGVNAELQYSITGGNPFELFNISPHSGNIALEKEILRKHHGLHRLVVRVSDKGKPSHHGTALVHFYINETLANHTLLETLVEHSLDTPLDIDIAADMAYKRRKQHGNILFGVIVKEVYLQMFMEDSSVNGYQSPWLSGTSMFRGRKPLNTNPGGQRQEV from the exons ATGCAGCAGCTGGCTTCCTGCCTGGGCCTGTGGCTCTTCCTCCAGCTCCCCTACCTGGGCTCCGGGACACGGGTGGTCTACAAAGTGCAAGAAGAGCAGCCGCCGAACACCCTCATCGGCAGCCTGGCAGCAGACTACGGCTTCCCAGACATGGGGCACCTGTACAAACTGGAGGTGGGGGCCCCCTACCTGCGCGTGGACGGCAAGACCGGCGACATCTACACCACCGAGACCTCCATCGACCGGGAGAGCCTGCGTAAGTGCCAGTGGCTCTTTCCTGGGGAGCCCTGCTTCCTAGAGTTCGAAATCTCCATCACGGACCTGATGAGCAATAGGCCACGCCTGCTGGAGGGGCAGATCGAGGTGCTGGATATCAACGACAACACCCCCAATTTCGCCTCTCCTGTTATCGCACTGGCCATCCCCGAAAACACCAAAATCGGAATGGTCTTCCCCATCCCGCTGGCCATGGACCGCGACATGGGGGACAACGGTGTGGCTTCCTACGAGCTGATGCCCGGCTCGGACGCCCAGAAGCTGTTTAGCTTGCGGGTGGCCGAGGACCAGGATGAGAAGCTGCCACAGCTAATTGTCATGGGCAACCTGGACCGAGAGCAGTCTGAGTCCTATGACCTCACCATCAAAGTGCAGGATGGGGGCAGCCCCCCTCGGGCAAGCACTGCCCTGCTGCACATCACCATTCTGGACATGAATGACAACGCACCCAAATTTGAGAAGTCTTTGTATGAGGCGGAGCTCCTGGAGAACAGCCCCATCGGCCACTCCGTGCTGCAG GTCAAAGCCAATGACTCCGACCAGGGGGCCAACGCTGAGATTAACTATTATTTCCACCATGCCTCAAGTGTGCTTCGCCGGCTGCTCCAGCTTGATAGAGCCTCAGGTGTGATCACTGTTCAGGGTCTTGTCGACCATGAGGACATCAATATGCTCAAGTTCTCAGTGATCGCAAAGGATAGGGGGGACAACCCCAAAACAGCCCATGCGCAGGTCATGATCAGCATCAAGGATGTGAATGACAATGCCCCCGTGATCATTTCTCCCTCCAATGCCTCCTACAAGCACATTCTGCCTCACACCAGTCCCGGGCAGCAGGTCATGAGCGTCGGGGCAGAAGACATAGACTCCGGGGTCAATGCGGAGCTGCAGTACAGCATCACGGGTGGAAACCCCTTCGAGCTCTTCAATATTTCACCCCATAGTGGAAACATCGCCCTGGAGAAGGAGATTCTCCGCAAGCACCACGGGCTTCACCGGCTGGTGGTGCGCGTCAGTGACAAAGGCAAGCCCTCCCACCATGGCACGGCCCTGGTCCACTTCTACATCAATGAGACGCTGGCCAACCACACCCTGCTGGAGACCCTGGTGGAGCACAGCTTGGACACGCCCCTGGACATCGACATCGCTGCCGACATGGCGTACAAACGCAGGAAGCAGCATGGCAACATCCTCTTTGGCGTCATTGTCAAAGAAGTTtacctgcagatgttcatggaggacAGTTCCGTTAACGGCTATCAGTCTCCATGGCTAagtggaacttccatgttcagaggcaggaagCCTTTGAATACCAACCCCGGGGGGCAACGACAAGAGGTTTAA